A genomic segment from Desulfonatronum lacustre DSM 10312 encodes:
- a CDS encoding GDP-mannose 4,6-dehydratase, whose protein sequence is MSNPQKKALIMGISGQDGAYLTKLLLDKGYQVFGTSRDVQMSSFANLRRLDVLDRVTLFSVAVNDFRSVLQAIIRSEPDEIYNLAGQSSVGLSFEQPMETFESISVGVINLLEAIRFFERPVRLYNAGSSECFGNTQGVPANEETPYRPRSPYAVAKSAAFWEVANYREAYGLYACSGILFNHESPLRPERFVTQKIVAAACRIAREGGGELSLGNIDVQRDWGWAPEYVEAMWLMLQQDAPDDYVIATGQTFSLEDFVRMVFERLDLDWTRHVRTNPEFIRPTDIMISRADPTKAARELGWRAKFAMPDVARMMVEAKVK, encoded by the coding sequence ATGTCGAACCCACAAAAAAAAGCCCTGATCATGGGCATCTCCGGACAGGATGGGGCCTATTTAACCAAGCTGCTGCTGGACAAAGGCTACCAGGTTTTCGGTACGTCCCGGGACGTGCAGATGTCCTCGTTCGCGAATCTGCGGCGGCTGGACGTGCTGGACCGGGTCACGCTCTTCTCCGTGGCCGTGAATGATTTTCGCAGCGTGCTGCAGGCCATCATCCGCTCCGAGCCGGACGAAATTTACAATCTCGCCGGGCAGAGTTCCGTGGGACTGTCCTTTGAACAGCCCATGGAAACCTTCGAGAGCATCAGCGTCGGGGTGATCAATCTGTTGGAGGCGATTCGGTTCTTTGAACGACCGGTGCGGTTGTACAACGCCGGTTCCAGTGAATGCTTCGGGAACACCCAGGGGGTGCCCGCCAACGAGGAGACCCCGTACCGACCACGCAGTCCTTACGCCGTGGCCAAGTCCGCGGCGTTCTGGGAAGTGGCCAATTATCGCGAGGCGTATGGTCTCTATGCCTGCTCCGGAATCCTTTTCAACCACGAGTCCCCCCTGCGTCCGGAACGCTTCGTGACCCAGAAAATCGTGGCCGCGGCTTGTCGGATCGCCCGAGAGGGCGGCGGGGAATTGTCGTTGGGCAACATCGACGTCCAGCGGGACTGGGGCTGGGCCCCGGAGTACGTGGAGGCCATGTGGCTGATGCTCCAGCAGGACGCCCCGGACGACTACGTCATCGCCACCGGCCAAACCTTCAGCCTGGAAGACTTCGTGCGCATGGTTTTCGAGCGCCTGGACTTGGACTGGACCCGTCATGTGCGCACCAACCCCGAATTTATCCGTCCCACGGACATCATGATCAGCCGCGCCGACCCGACCAAGGCCGCGCGAGAGTTAGGGTGGCGGGCCAAGTTCGCCATGCCGGACGTGGCTCGGATGATGGTCGAGGCGAAGGTGAAGTAA
- a CDS encoding glycosyltransferase family 4 protein has product MRKNLPWLMNAVVLREAVLYGQIFSLSTWNPMHHTSPSSSTKPDVLLLTDPLRDTPLTGIGRYVLELARGLRSHSGLGSVRFFAGRGWVADPCRPFAPSVAKGAAADARTGSDQTGRLRSLRKALPWRCLQDRISFSLKKVSFWTKTRRGATPIVHGPNYLLLPYDGPSVVTIHDLSFIHYPEYHPKERLALLDRELPKTLRRADHVLTDSEFVRREIIDILGVAAHRISVTPLGVDPVFQPMSAQRTQPVLKKLSLEHGRYLLCVATREPRKNLARLLTAFSGLPAGIRSTFPLVLAGSGGWLTEDLERLIQPLESSGLVRRLGYVPEPSLPALVAGACGLAMPSFYEGFGLPVLEAMACGVPVLTANRASLPEVAGDAALLVDPEDEQAIREGLEQLLTDEQFRLTATERGLRQATRFSWAACVDQTVRVYQQVAGHQASPSFSQHPSPASPGDLRVAP; this is encoded by the coding sequence ATGAGAAAAAACCTGCCCTGGCTCATGAATGCGGTGGTCTTGCGTGAAGCTGTTCTTTATGGTCAAATTTTCAGCTTGTCCACCTGGAACCCCATGCACCACACCTCCCCTTCTTCATCCACCAAACCGGACGTCCTGCTGCTCACGGACCCCTTGCGCGACACGCCCTTGACCGGGATTGGCCGCTATGTCCTGGAGCTGGCTCGTGGGTTGCGATCCCACTCCGGGCTTGGTTCGGTGCGTTTTTTCGCCGGCCGCGGCTGGGTGGCTGATCCGTGTCGGCCCTTTGCGCCAAGTGTTGCCAAGGGTGCCGCAGCGGATGCGCGGACAGGTTCGGATCAAACCGGACGCCTGCGGTCACTGCGCAAGGCCCTGCCCTGGCGATGCTTGCAGGACCGAATCAGTTTCAGCTTGAAAAAGGTTTCTTTTTGGACAAAAACTCGCCGGGGTGCAACCCCGATCGTACATGGCCCCAACTATCTGCTCCTGCCCTACGACGGCCCGAGCGTGGTCACGATCCACGATCTCTCCTTCATTCATTACCCCGAATATCACCCCAAGGAACGCCTTGCCCTGCTGGACCGGGAGCTACCCAAAACCCTGCGCCGGGCGGACCATGTGCTCACGGACTCGGAGTTCGTTCGCCGGGAAATCATCGATATCCTGGGCGTGGCCGCGCACCGAATCAGCGTCACGCCCTTGGGAGTGGACCCCGTCTTCCAGCCCATGTCCGCGCAGCGTACCCAGCCTGTCCTGAAAAAGTTGAGCCTTGAACACGGACGCTACCTGCTTTGCGTGGCCACACGGGAACCGCGCAAGAACCTGGCCCGATTGCTCACGGCCTTTTCCGGACTTCCAGCCGGAATCAGGTCCACTTTTCCTCTTGTCCTGGCCGGATCCGGCGGATGGCTGACCGAAGACCTGGAACGGCTGATTCAGCCTTTGGAATCCTCCGGGCTGGTCCGTCGCCTGGGCTATGTTCCGGAACCCAGCCTGCCCGCCCTGGTCGCCGGAGCTTGCGGACTGGCCATGCCCTCGTTTTACGAAGGATTCGGCCTGCCCGTCCTGGAAGCCATGGCCTGCGGTGTGCCGGTGCTCACCGCCAACCGCGCAAGTCTGCCCGAAGTGGCCGGAGACGCGGCCCTACTGGTGGATCCCGAGGACGAGCAGGCCATCCGCGAGGGCCTGGAGCAATTGCTGACGGACGAACAGTTTCGCCTAACGGCCACGGAACGTGGATTGCGACAGGCCACGCGGTTCAGCTGGGCCGCATGCGTGGACCAAACCGTGCGGGTCTACCAGCAAGTCGCCGGTCATCAGGCTTCCCCCTCTTTCTCCCAACACCCCTCCCCGGCGTCTCCGGGAGATTTACGAGTGGCACCATGA
- a CDS encoding glycosyltransferase family 4 protein has product MKRTTKRLLVDLSLTAQTEAGSAVYAWEICHRLMRQAMPMQVMPLTSPFRVQGRTGIRRKLNGLLRDLLWRPLLAGLEARPDDCFLFTNAFVPRKFWRRKFGVVILDLGAWHDRALLSWRGRLGTRSLPAVLAGATHIFAISEHTAQDVAREFAIPLHRITLAPCGLSEAFSAPAAPLATINGIPLPPRYLLHVGSLEPKKNIPFLLQVFAQLRQQDDNPASPPTGTRPPCKLVLTGGESWHDASLRQAVADHPYAEDILILGRVAPEELPALYHQAAALVFPSLLEGFGLPVIEALSQGTPALVQANSSLTQFGAYGATVLDSFEPELWVRRLQEILASEAGIPEKQRQAIQETFNWDRTAAIIHRAMLGAT; this is encoded by the coding sequence ATGAAGCGCACCACAAAACGCCTTTTGGTCGACCTCAGCCTGACGGCCCAAACCGAGGCCGGTTCCGCGGTGTACGCCTGGGAAATCTGTCACCGCCTGATGCGTCAGGCCATGCCCATGCAGGTCATGCCCCTGACCAGCCCTTTCCGCGTCCAGGGCCGAACCGGCATCCGGCGCAAGCTCAACGGCCTGCTCCGTGATCTGCTCTGGCGGCCCCTTCTGGCCGGTCTTGAAGCCCGGCCCGACGACTGTTTTCTGTTCACCAACGCTTTTGTGCCCCGGAAATTTTGGCGTCGAAAATTCGGAGTGGTCATCCTGGACCTGGGCGCATGGCACGACCGGGCCTTGCTCTCCTGGCGCGGACGCCTGGGCACCCGCTCCCTGCCCGCGGTCCTGGCCGGCGCGACCCATATTTTCGCCATCTCGGAACACACGGCTCAGGATGTTGCCCGCGAATTCGCCATTCCCCTCCATCGGATCACCCTGGCCCCCTGCGGGCTCTCCGAAGCCTTCTCCGCTCCGGCGGCTCCCTTGGCGACAATCAACGGCATCCCTCTGCCCCCGCGCTACCTGCTCCACGTGGGCAGCCTGGAGCCCAAGAAGAACATCCCCTTTCTGCTCCAGGTCTTTGCCCAGCTTCGACAGCAGGACGACAACCCGGCCTCGCCGCCAACCGGCACACGGCCCCCTTGCAAACTCGTCCTCACGGGCGGCGAGTCCTGGCACGACGCATCTCTGCGCCAGGCCGTCGCCGACCACCCCTATGCCGAGGACATTCTCATCCTTGGCCGGGTGGCTCCGGAAGAACTGCCCGCGCTCTACCACCAGGCCGCGGCCCTGGTCTTCCCCTCCCTGCTGGAAGGTTTCGGCCTGCCGGTAATCGAAGCCCTGTCTCAAGGCACTCCGGCCCTGGTCCAGGCCAACAGTTCCCTGACCCAGTTCGGGGCCTACGGAGCCACGGTCCTGGACAGCTTCGAGCCCGAACTCTGGGTCCGTCGGCTCCAGGAAATACTTGCATCAGAAGCCGGAATACCCGAGAAACAGAGACAGGCCATTCAGGAAACATTCAACTGGGACCGCACAGCCGCTATTATTCATCGGGCCATGCTTGGAGCGACATGA
- a CDS encoding glycosyltransferase family 4 protein, producing the protein MTATSLDLGTHRPMRVGLNLLYLLPGIVGGTETYAAGLLRGLAEVEDGLEYVVFLNRESADWPLPDIPAFQRVVCPIRASSRAWRLLYEQFRLPALARRHGVDVLHSLGYVAPVLGRCPGVVTIHDMNTRGHGRSMPLFKRLTLAFLVRLGAQAARQVITVSEFSRQEIHRHLGLPLERIHVVHEAPLSPTSVHQEATASPVAHASTDQQPRQPDAPFILAFASQSPHKNIPRLVEAFARIAPSVPHHLVLAGHLPGDGAVDRAIHRWEIAHRVRLTGYLPRAEVIRLLSEAALFAFPSMYEGFGLPVLEAQAAETPVACAHRGALPEVAGEGAVFFDPENVLDMAATLAHALTDEDLRHNLVAQGRLNLERFSWTEAARQTLNLYARAAWRGGNRYVGSPAKPSAVLAHGAPATSLDHSADEPSDVADEEFSLGDHALPPPRAGSKPKQP; encoded by the coding sequence ATGACCGCCACATCGCTTGATCTCGGCACCCACCGCCCCATGCGCGTCGGCCTGAACCTCCTTTATCTTCTGCCCGGCATCGTGGGCGGTACGGAGACGTACGCCGCGGGATTGCTGCGGGGTTTGGCCGAGGTCGAGGACGGGTTGGAGTATGTGGTTTTCCTGAACAGGGAGAGCGCGGACTGGCCTTTGCCCGATATTCCGGCCTTTCAGCGGGTGGTCTGCCCGATACGGGCTTCGAGCCGGGCTTGGCGGCTGCTGTACGAGCAATTCCGGCTCCCCGCCCTGGCCCGCCGTCACGGCGTGGACGTGCTGCACTCCCTGGGCTACGTGGCCCCGGTGCTGGGCCGCTGTCCCGGAGTGGTCACCATTCACGACATGAACACCAGGGGCCATGGCCGGAGTATGCCGCTGTTCAAGCGTTTGACCCTGGCCTTTCTGGTCCGTCTCGGCGCCCAGGCGGCCCGCCAGGTGATCACGGTTTCCGAATTTTCCCGCCAGGAAATCCACCGCCATCTCGGCCTGCCCCTGGAACGGATCCATGTGGTCCACGAAGCCCCGCTGTCGCCGACATCAGTGCATCAAGAAGCAACAGCGTCTCCTGTTGCCCATGCCTCCACCGATCAACAGCCTCGCCAGCCGGACGCGCCCTTCATCCTGGCCTTTGCCAGCCAGTCCCCGCACAAGAACATCCCCCGGCTGGTCGAAGCCTTTGCCCGGATCGCGCCTTCCGTGCCGCACCATCTCGTCCTGGCCGGGCACCTGCCCGGGGACGGGGCCGTGGACCGGGCCATCCACCGCTGGGAAATTGCCCACCGGGTCCGACTGACAGGCTATCTGCCACGGGCCGAGGTGATTCGGCTGCTGTCCGAGGCCGCGCTGTTCGCCTTTCCGTCCATGTATGAGGGGTTCGGCTTGCCCGTGTTGGAAGCTCAGGCCGCAGAGACGCCCGTGGCCTGCGCACATCGCGGAGCCCTGCCCGAAGTGGCCGGTGAGGGCGCGGTGTTTTTCGATCCGGAAAACGTCCTGGACATGGCCGCGACCCTGGCCCACGCCCTCACGGACGAGGATCTTCGCCACAACCTCGTGGCCCAGGGACGCCTCAACCTGGAGCGCTTTTCCTGGACCGAGGCGGCCCGCCAAACCCTGAACCTTTACGCCCGGGCCGCTTGGCGCGGTGGGAACAGGTACGTCGGATCTCCGGCCAAACCTTCGGCCGTCCTTGCACACGGCGCTCCAGCGACTTCCCTTGATCACTCAGCGGACGAACCGTCGGACGTCGCCGATGAAGAGTTCTCGCTCGGCGATCATGCACTCCCGCCTCCCCGCGCCGGGTCCAAACCAAAGCAGCCCTGA
- a CDS encoding glycosyltransferase family 2 protein → MTAPSAMAPGNDVSQLERERAPEHFPEHFRVSIVTAVLNGEAHLADAIQSIRNQTYPHIEHIIVDGGSRDGTISIIQANADGIAKWISEPDQGIYDAMNKGIRMATGTIVGTLNADDFYPRPDVIADVVQAFARTKTDAVFADLLVVDRADPHKVVRYYDSSEFHPGRFCQGWMPPHPTFFTLREHYRRFGLYRTDYRIAADYELLTRFLARHGLAYTRIPKVLVHMRSGGVSSRNLKSNWVLNREIVRACKENDIHTSMPRLLCKYPRKLLEYVRRPGR, encoded by the coding sequence ATGACCGCTCCCTCCGCCATGGCCCCCGGGAACGACGTTTCTCAACTGGAACGGGAACGCGCCCCTGAACACTTTCCTGAACACTTTCGGGTCAGCATCGTCACCGCGGTGCTCAACGGCGAAGCGCATCTGGCCGACGCCATCCAGAGTATTCGCAACCAAACCTATCCCCATATTGAACACATCATCGTGGACGGCGGCTCACGGGACGGGACAATCTCCATCATCCAGGCCAACGCGGACGGGATCGCCAAATGGATTTCCGAACCGGACCAGGGCATTTACGACGCCATGAACAAGGGCATCCGCATGGCCACCGGGACCATCGTCGGCACGCTCAACGCCGATGATTTCTACCCCCGACCGGACGTCATCGCCGACGTGGTCCAAGCCTTCGCGCGAACCAAGACTGACGCGGTGTTCGCCGATTTGCTGGTGGTGGACCGGGCCGACCCGCACAAGGTCGTCCGGTATTACGACTCTTCCGAGTTCCATCCCGGACGCTTTTGCCAGGGCTGGATGCCGCCCCACCCCACCTTTTTCACCCTGCGGGAACACTACCGGCGCTTCGGGCTCTACCGCACGGACTACCGCATCGCCGCGGACTACGAACTGCTGACCCGCTTCCTGGCCCGCCACGGCCTCGCCTATACCCGCATACCCAAGGTACTGGTGCACATGCGTTCAGGAGGGGTCAGCTCCAGGAACCTCAAGAGCAACTGGGTGCTGAACCGCGAAATCGTGCGAGCCTGCAAGGAAAACGACATCCACACGTCCATGCCGCGCCTGCTCTGCAAGTATCCGCGCAAACTGCTGGAGTATGTTCGCAGGCCAGGGCGCTAG
- a CDS encoding DUF1778 domain-containing protein, producing MATVTHQKTERIDVRASYAVKQLLQEAARASHKNVSEFLLDAGVTVANQALADRRRFVLDDTQWAAFQQALDRPVQAKPRLAKLLAEPGVLD from the coding sequence ATGGCCACTGTAACGCATCAGAAAACCGAACGAATCGATGTCCGTGCCAGCTATGCGGTCAAACAGTTACTCCAGGAAGCCGCTCGGGCCTCCCATAAAAATGTCAGCGAATTCTTGCTGGACGCTGGAGTGACCGTCGCCAACCAAGCTTTGGCGGATCGTCGCCGCTTCGTCCTTGATGATACGCAATGGGCCGCTTTTCAACAGGCCTTGGACCGGCCCGTCCAAGCCAAGCCCCGCCTTGCCAAACTGCTGGCGGAACCCGGGGTGCTGGATTGA